AAGAGATAAATAATAATGTTCCTATAATAATAGATTTAATCATAAATAAAGACTCTAAAATAGGCATCTAAATTAATAAAGAAAATTCTAATAATATCCTTATGTAAAAAATAAATTAGCAAAACGTATGAAAGTTCACACAAAATTTATAATTTTGAACAGATAAATAAAATAACTACTATGGAAGTAAAGTATAAAAGAGTATTGTTAAAACTCAGCGGTGAGTCGTTAATGGGCGAAAAAGGCTATGGAATAGATGAAAATCATCTTGCAGCATACGCAAAACAGATAAAAGAGGTTGCGGATATGGGCATTGAGATTGGAATTGTAATTGGCGGTGGAAACATATTCCGCGGATTGAGCGGAGCATCAAAAGGATTTGACCGAGTTCGTGGCGACCAAATGGGTATGTTGGCAACCGTAATAAATAGTCTTGCACTACAATCGGCATTAGAGACAGCAGGGCAACCCGCAGCGGTATTTACAGCAGTAGGAATGTTCCCAATAGGCGAACCTTACGGAAAGAGCAGAGTAATTGATGCCTTAAAATCAGGTAAGATAGCAATTATGGCAGGAGGAACAGGAAATCCATACTTTACAACCGATACAGCGTCAGCATTGAGAGGAGTGGAGATAGAGGCTGATGTTATGCTAAAAGGAACACGTGTTGAT
This DNA window, taken from Bacteroidales bacterium, encodes the following:
- a CDS encoding UMP kinase, whose amino-acid sequence is MEVKYKRVLLKLSGESLMGEKGYGIDENHLAAYAKQIKEVADMGIEIGIVIGGGNIFRGLSGASKGFDRVRGDQMGMLATVINSLALQSALETAGQPAAVFTAVGMFPIGEPYGKSRVIDALKSGKIAIMAGGTGNPYFTTDTASALRGVEIEADVMLKGTRVDGIYTADPEKDPNAVKFDSITYDEIYNRNLRVMDLTATTLCKENKLPIIVFDMDTAGNLKKVLSGENIGTLVYQE